In the Hordeum vulgare subsp. vulgare chromosome 7H, MorexV3_pseudomolecules_assembly, whole genome shotgun sequence genome, one interval contains:
- the LOC123411439 gene encoding uncharacterized protein LOC123411439, translating to MATEVAGTRKRGAASFLDDPFEVLQAKRGRCSPSAAAVAVADLGISMEFDSVEALQSVFPDADPQLLRGYLEASGNVLDAAIRSFRGYLASDSATTNAGTSSSGVASDVPEMNAPTNSTEWAELIVKEILSASDMIDARDRSFRILEMFDKSTANCSTPDEAQKMREEHKILKQMLGGLLRQTSILKRAVVIQHNLLKDYQNMVQERSQFMEIAAKYQKQIKELQETNYALSIHLRQSSQRSGMSGHRNPDIF from the exons ATGGCGACGGAGGTCGCGGGCACCCGGAAGCGCGGGGCGGCCTCCTTCCTGGACGACCCTTTCGAGGTGCTGCAGGCGAAGCGGGGCCGGTGCTCGCCGTCCGCCGCTGCGGTCGCGGTCGCCGACCTCGGGATCAGCATGGAGTTCGACTCCGTTGAGGCGCTCCAGTCCGTCTTCCCCGACGCCGACCCGCAG CTTCTGCGAGGCTATCTCGAAGCGTCGGGAAATGTCTTGGATGCTGCCATCAGAAGCTTCAGGGGTTATTTGGCATCGGATTCAGCAACGACCAATGCTGGTACCTCCTCATCTGGAG TGGCATCTGATGTGCCGGAGATGAATGCTCCAACCAACAGCACTGAGTGGGCGGAGCTAATTGTCAAGGAGATACTGTCTGCTTCAGATATGATCGATGCCAGGGATCGATCCTTCAGGATACTTGAAATGTTCGACAAATCTACCGCAAACTGCAGTACTCCTGATGAAGCGCAGAAAATGCGTGAG GAGCACAAGATACTGAAGCAGATGCTGGGAGGCCTGCTTCGGCAGACCAGCATCCTGAAGCGAGCCGTCGTCATCCAGCATAACCTGCTCAAGGACTACCAGAACATGGTGCAGGAGCGGTCCCAGTTCATGGAGATCGCCGCCAAGTACCAGAAGCAGATCAAGGAGCTACAG GAGACGAACTACGCGCTGTCTATCCATCTCAGGCAGTCGAGTCAACGGAGTGGCATGTCCGGGCACCGCAACCCCGACATCTTCTAG
- the LOC123411440 gene encoding desmethyl-deoxy-podophyllotoxin synthase-like yields the protein MAENHGLLMAGVILLLPLFLLVKLIRRRRRNYAGVPLNPNPPPGPWQLPVIGSMHHLVGALPHRAMRDLALRHGPLMLLRMGELPVVVASSAAAAREIMKTHDAAFATRPRTSTIVTLNGDGVGIALAPHGDHWRRLRKLCATELLGAPRVRSFRGTREAEAAALVASVASAASASGAVVNVSSLVATYVVDAVVRIMVGDRIGNRAAFLACLEEGVRVSAGFSLADLFPSSRLARALSGTARRVEAMVREMARLMDGVIEEKRARKAAGAGREEEEDILDVLLDGGGTAPLDIGTIRAVVRDLIGAGSESSASTLQWAMAELMRSPAALRRAQAEVRGALAGQSRVREEALQELPYLRLVIKETLRLHATVPLLLPRECREPSRVLGYDVPEGTMVLVNAWAIGRDAASWGPDAEEFRPERFEEGAAAAVDLRGADFELVPFGAGRRMCPGITFGLAVMEVGLASLLFHFDWELPDGTEELDMAEAFGMTARRKTDLWLHATVVVPPL from the coding sequence ATGGCGGAGAACCATGGCCTACTCATGGCCGGCGTTATCCTGCTGCTCCCTCTTTTCCTCCTAGTCAAGCTCATCAGGCGGCGTCGTAGGAATTATGCTGGCGTGCCGCTGAACCCGAACCCGCCGCCGGGGCCATGGCAGCTGCCGGTGATCGGCAGCATGCACCACCTCGTGGGCGCGCTCCCGCACCGCGCCATGCGCGATCTCGCCCTCCGGCATGGCCCGCTCATGCTGCTCCGCATGGGCGAGCTCCCCGTTGTCGTGGCCTCGTCGGCGGCCGCGGCGAGGGAGATCATGAAGACCCACGACGCCGCCTTCGCCACGCGGCCGAGGACGAGCACCATCGTCACCCTCAATGGGGACGGCGTCGGCATCGCCCTCGCGCCGCACGGTGATCACTGGCGCCGCCTCCGCAAGCTGTGCGCCACGGAGCTTCTGGGCGCGCCGCGGGTCCGGTCGTTCCGGGGGACGCGCGAGGCCGAGGCGGCCGCCCTCGTCGCGTCTGTGGCGTCTGCAGCGTCGGCCTCCGGAGCCGTGGTGAACGTCAGTTCCCTCGTCGCCACGTACGTCGTCGACGCCGTGGTGCGCATCATGGTCGGCGACCGGATCGGGAACCGCGCCGCCTTCCTGGCGTGCCTGGAGGAGGGCGTCCGGGTGTCCGCCGGGTTCAGCCTCGCCGACCTGTTCCCGTCGTCGCGCCTCGCGCGCGCGCTCAGCGGGACGGCGCGCCGGGTGGAGGCGATGGTCCGGGAGATGGCCCGGCTCATGGACGGCGTCATCGAGGAGAAGCGCGCGAGGAAAGCCGCCGGCgccggcagggaggaggaggaggacatccTGGACGTTCTCCTGGACGGCGGCGGAACCGCGCCTCTGGACATCGGGACCATCCGTGCCGTGGTGAGGGATCTGATCGGGGCCGGCAGCGAGTCGTCGGCGTCGACGCTGCAGTGGGCCATGGCGGAGCTGATGCGGAGCCCGGCGGCGCTCCGGAGGGCGCAGGCGGAGGTGCGCGGGGCGCTCGCTGGGCAGAGCCGCGTTCGGGAGGAGGCCCTGCAGGAGCTGCCGTACCTGCGGCTGGTGATCAAGGAGACGCTCCGGCTGCACGCGACGGTGCCGCTGCTGCTCCCGCGGGAGTGCCGCGAGCCCAGCCGCGTCCTCGGGTACGACGTGCCGGAGGGCACCATGGTGCTGGTGAACGCGTGGGCCATCGGCCGGGACGCGGCGAGCTGGGGCCCGGACGCCGAGGAGTTCCGGCCGGAGAGGTTCGAGGAGGGGGCCGCGGCGGCGGTGGACTTGAGAGGGGCGGACTTCGAGCTGGTGCCGTTCGGCGCGGGGCGGAGGATGTGCCCCGGGATCACGTTCGGGCTGGCCGTCATGGAGGTCGGGCTGGCGAGCCTCCTCTTCCATTTCGACTGGGAGCTCCCCGACGGCACGGAGGAGCTTGACATGGCGGAGGCGTTCGGGatgacggcgaggaggaagaccGACCTGTGGCTGCATGCCACCGTCGTCGTGCCACCTCTGTAA